ACGACGAGCCCGGAATCCAGTTCGGGTTCTCGAAGTACCTTACCGGCGCCGGGTACAGCATCACGGGGGCTGCGAATCTGTCCGAAGCCCGCGAAGCGCTTCTGGCGCAGCGCTTCGATGCGGTCCTGCTCGACCTGAACCTGCCCGACGGCAGCGGGCTCGACTTCATCGTGGACTTAAGGGAAAGCTGTCCTGCGGTTCCCCTCATCATCATCACCGGGATCGGCGATATCCCGCTTGCGGTCGAGGCGATGCGCCGCGGGGCGGATAATTTCCTGACCAAGCCGGTCAACATGGCGGACCTCGACGTCTTCTTGAGAAAGAGCCTCGAGCTCGGCGTCATGAGACGCCGCAGCTCTTTCTGCCAGCGCACCGTCAAGAGCGAGCAGCCTTACTTCGGCGAAAGCGCGGTTATGCGGAACATGCAGGACCTGGCGACGGTTGCGGCCGCGAGCGATTCCCCGGTGATGCTCCTCGGAGAGACGGGGACCGGGAAGGGCGTTTACGCCCGATGGATTCATGAGAACAGCAGCCGCGCCAGGGAGCCGTTCGTCGAGGTCAATTGCTCCAGCCTCCGCGGCGAGCTCCTCTCGAGCGAGCTCTTCGGCCATGCCCGGGGGGCCTTTACCTCGGCCTTGCAGGACCGGCAGGGGCTGATCGAGGTCGCCGACAGGGGAACGCTCTTTCTCGACGAGCTCGGGGACATGGACCCCGGCGTGCAGGCGCAGTTCCTGAAGGTGATCGAGGAGAAGCACTTCCGCCGTCTCGGCGAGGTCAAGATGCGCAGGAGCGAGTTCCGGCTCATCTGCGCCACCAATAAAGACCTCTCCCGTGAGGTGGAGCAGGGGACCTTTCGCAGAGACCTCTATTTCCGCAGCTATGTGTTCCCCATTCACCTTCCGCCGCTGCGGGAGAGACCCGAGGATATACCGCCTCTGGCGCACCATATCCTTGCGCTCCTCGGCGCTCCCGAGGCGTCCCTCTCCCCGGAGCTCCTCCAGCTGCTCCAATCGTACGCATGGCCGGGCAACATACGGGAAATGAGGAACGTGATCGAACGGGCGCTCCTCCTTGCGCGCGGAGGTGCTCTGCAGCCCGGGCACTTCCCCGGCATCGGCACAGCCGCCGATCCTTTGAAGAGCGTTGAGGACATCCAGAGCCTGGAATCCCTCGAGACGGCCTCCATCAGAGAGGCGCTCAGACGATTCAACGGCGACACGAAGAAAGCCGCCGGAACCCTGGGCATATCGCGGGCAACACTCTACCGCAAACTTAAGAAACTCTGAGTCTGCCTTATTGCAGCCCCGGGTTCTCATTCTGAGAATATCGCGCCCG
The Nitrospirota bacterium DNA segment above includes these coding regions:
- a CDS encoding sigma-54 dependent transcriptional regulator produces the protein MNPAVLLIDDEPGIQFGFSKYLTGAGYSITGAANLSEAREALLAQRFDAVLLDLNLPDGSGLDFIVDLRESCPAVPLIIITGIGDIPLAVEAMRRGADNFLTKPVNMADLDVFLRKSLELGVMRRRSSFCQRTVKSEQPYFGESAVMRNMQDLATVAAASDSPVMLLGETGTGKGVYARWIHENSSRAREPFVEVNCSSLRGELLSSELFGHARGAFTSALQDRQGLIEVADRGTLFLDELGDMDPGVQAQFLKVIEEKHFRRLGEVKMRRSEFRLICATNKDLSREVEQGTFRRDLYFRSYVFPIHLPPLRERPEDIPPLAHHILALLGAPEASLSPELLQLLQSYAWPGNIREMRNVIERALLLARGGALQPGHFPGIGTAADPLKSVEDIQSLESLETASIREALRRFNGDTKKAAGTLGISRATLYRKLKKL